The proteins below are encoded in one region of Pongo pygmaeus isolate AG05252 chromosome 20, NHGRI_mPonPyg2-v2.0_pri, whole genome shotgun sequence:
- the MOB3A gene encoding MOB kinase activator 3A, which yields MSNPFLKQVFNKDKTFRPKRKFEPGTQRFELHKKAQASLNAGLDLRLAVQLPPGEDLNDWVAVHVVDFFNRVNLIYGTISDGCTEQSCPVMSGGPKYEYRWQDEHKFRKPTALSAPRYMDLLMDWIEAQINNEDLFPTNVGTPFPKNFLQTVRKILSRLFRVFVHVYIHHFDRIAQMGSEAHVNTCYKHFYYFVKEFGLIDTKELEPLKEMTARMCH from the exons ATGTCCAACCCCTTCCTGAAGCAAGTCTTCAACAAGGACAAGACATTCCGCCCCAAGCGCAAGTTCGAGCCAGGCACCCAGCGCTTTGAGCTGCACAAGAAGGCGCAGGCATCGCTGAACGCCGGGCTGGACCTGCGGCTGGCGGTGCAGCTGCCCCCAGGCGAGGACCTGAACGACTGGGTGGCTGTTCACGTGGTAGACTTCTTTAACCGCGTCAACCTCATCTACGGCACCATCAGTGACGGCTGCACGGAGCAGTCCTGCCCCGTCATGTCGGGGGGCCCCAAGTACGAGTACCGCTGGCAGGACGAGCATAAGTTCCGGAAGCCCACGGCACTCTCCGCGCCCAGGTACATGGACCTGCTGATGGACTGGATCGAGGCGCAGATCAACAACGAGGACCTCTTCCCCACCAACGTTG GCACTCCATTCCCCAAGAACTTCCTGCAGACGGTGCGGAAGATCCTGTCGCGGCTGTTCCGCGTGTTCGTGCACGTCTACATCCACCACTTTGACCGCATCGCGCAGATGGGCTCCGAGGCCCATGTGAACACCTGCTACAAGCACTTCTACTACTTCGTCAAGGAGTTCGGCCTCATCGACACCAAGGAGCTGGAGCCACTG